In the genome of bacterium, the window TCAGATATGAATATGCGACCAAATTTTGCGCTTATTACCGGTGCGTCATCAGGTATCGGTCTAGAACTCGCTCACGTCTACGCATCCCGGGGGTACAATCTCGTAATTGTTGCTCGTGATCAGGATAAGCTGTACAAAGTTGCCAAGACACTGACTCGTGAATACGGCCAACAGGTTGAAGCAATCACGCTCGATCTGACGGCTCCAAAGGCAATCGATACATTGATGCGGCATTTGCACAAAGAAAAAATTCAAATTGATACATTGATTAATAACGCTGGCTTTGGACTCTTTGGTGCGGCGATTGATACTGACTTCAAGGTTGAACGGGATATTGTCGAGCTCAACGTATTAGCTGTGACCGAGCTATGCAAACGCTTTGGGGCGCTCATGGCAGAGCGTGGTCAGGGTGGTATTATGAATGTCGCTTCTACGGCGAGCTTCTTCCCAGGGGTTAATATGAGCGTCTATTATGCGACCAAGGCTTATGTTTTGAGTTACTCTCTGGCCTTGGCGGAGGAATTATCGCTCTATGGCGTACATGTGATGGCATTATGCCCGGGGCCAACGCGCTCAAACTTTGCGCAGACGGCTC includes:
- a CDS encoding SDR family oxidoreductase gives rise to the protein MNMRPNFALITGASSGIGLELAHVYASRGYNLVIVARDQDKLYKVAKTLTREYGQQVEAITLDLTAPKAIDTLMRHLHKEKIQIDTLINNAGFGLFGAAIDTDFKVERDIVELNVLAVTELCKRFGALMAERGQGGIMNVASTASFFPGVNMSVYYATKAYVLSYSLALAEELSLYGVHVMALCPGPTRSNFAQTAHASKTRLFGRPIDARAVARAGYRGMKYRRRVVVVGLRNKLAVYLRRLIPDYLAARVVRKAVQTRKPYA